A stretch of the Planktothricoides raciborskii GIHE-MW2 genome encodes the following:
- a CDS encoding DUF3474 domain-containing protein: MQVNTLEFNQPRTEEVSKKTSNPPFTLQQLKAAIPAECFQPSTWRSLSYFFLDVGIIAGLYAIAHTLDSWFFWPIFWLMQGTMFWALFVVGHDCGHRSFSRHKWVNDLFGHLSHTPILVPFHGWRISHRTHHQNTGNLDTDESWYPVKQSTYEQMLWYEKFLRFEWALLLVYPLYLFKRSPERPGGSHFMPGSPLFKPSEKWDVITSTICWSLMVALLGFLTYQWGFMWLVKYYLGPYIVFVIWLDLVTFLHHTDPDIPWYRGDDWYFLKGALSTIDHDYGFINNIHHNIGTHVAHHIFLNMPHYHLKTATEAIKPILGDYYRKSERSIFEAFWRSYNTCHFVPNEGGQVYYQPKTTLDNK; this comes from the coding sequence GTGCAAGTAAACACTCTCGAGTTCAACCAGCCTCGGACAGAGGAAGTCTCAAAAAAAACTTCCAATCCGCCATTTACTTTACAGCAGTTAAAGGCAGCGATTCCCGCCGAATGCTTTCAACCTTCGACATGGCGATCGCTCTCATACTTTTTTCTGGATGTGGGCATCATTGCGGGACTATATGCGATCGCGCACACCCTAGACTCCTGGTTCTTCTGGCCAATCTTCTGGCTGATGCAAGGCACCATGTTCTGGGCCTTATTTGTGGTTGGACACGACTGCGGACATCGTTCCTTCTCTCGCCATAAATGGGTCAATGACCTCTTCGGTCATCTTTCCCATACCCCCATCCTCGTCCCCTTTCATGGCTGGCGAATCAGTCACCGGACTCATCACCAAAACACCGGCAACCTGGACACCGATGAAAGCTGGTATCCGGTCAAACAGTCCACTTATGAGCAAATGCTCTGGTATGAAAAGTTCTTGCGCTTTGAGTGGGCATTACTACTGGTCTATCCCCTTTACCTATTTAAGCGTTCTCCCGAACGACCAGGTGGATCTCATTTTATGCCCGGTAGTCCCCTATTTAAACCCTCGGAAAAATGGGACGTAATTACCAGCACGATCTGCTGGAGTCTGATGGTAGCCTTATTGGGTTTCCTCACCTATCAATGGGGCTTTATGTGGCTGGTGAAATACTATCTCGGCCCTTACATTGTCTTCGTGATTTGGCTAGATTTAGTCACCTTTCTCCACCATACCGATCCTGACATCCCCTGGTATCGCGGTGATGATTGGTATTTTCTCAAAGGTGCGCTTTCCACCATTGACCATGATTATGGGTTTATCAACAATATCCACCACAATATTGGCACCCATGTTGCCCATCATATTTTCTTAAATATGCCTCACTACCATCTCAAAACCGCGACTGAGGCTATTAAACCAATTTTAGGAGATTACTATCGTAAATCCGAACGCTCAATCTTTGAGGCTTTTTGGCGTTCTTACAACACTTGTCATTTTGTACCCAATGAGGGCGGACAAGTTTACTATCAACCTAAAACCACACTAGACAACAAATAA